AGCACCAGCACCTCGCCGGTATTGCCGATGGGGGCATAGACCATGACGGATGAGCGCGCCCGCGACGCCCCCTCGTCGAGCACCAGCACCACCTCGCGGCGCGCCAGGCGCTGGCGCTGCTCGCCGTCGAGGCGCAGCGTTTCCATGGGCACCCGCGCCAGCGGATAGCCGAACCGTTTGCTGATGCGCTCGAATTCGGTGTCCCACTCACTCAGTGGGTACTGCGCCAGTTCATCCAGCAGCAACAGCGCCGTGGCCCGCGCCTGCTGTTCAGACACCTTGTCCATACGGGTCTGGATGTACACCGGCTCGCCTGGCAGCTGATAGAAGATGTCGGCATAGGATTCGGCCTGGTTCAGCCGCATCACCACAAACCCCTGCTCCAGATCCAGGCGTTCGCGATAGGTCAGAACGACGTCGTCTTCCGGTTGCAGCAGGATCTCGGCACCCAGCAGGCGGCTCAGCAGTTCGCGGCGCGCTTCACGCTCTGCCGCCGACCCCTGCCGCTGCAGCCCTTTGGCCATCAGATAAAAGGTGCCATGCGCCATGCTCTCGCGGTAAACGTCCGAGCGATAGCCGTTGATCAGCTGCACCAGCCCATAGGAAAAGGCCCCGACCAGCAGAACGGCCAGGAGCATGCCGGCATAGATACGCAGAAAGATGCTGTTCAAGGGGGCGGGTGGGCGCCGTCAGACGGGCCCCACCTCCTTCACGAACAGATAGCCCTTGGAGCGGACCGTCTTGATACGGCGCGGGTTGTCCGGGTCGTCACCGACCTTGGGGCGGATGCGCGAAATGCGCACATCGATAGAGCGGTCCTGGCCGTCGTACTGGATGCCACGCAGCTTTTCAAAGATGGTTTCGCGGGACAGCACGTTGCCGGCATTGGAAGCCAGCAGCCAGAGCAGGTCGTATTCGGCACTGGTCAGGTCTACGGACTTGCCTTCCAGCACCACCTCACGGGCGGAGTTGTCGATCACCAGGTTACCGAACTCCAGGCGCATCTGCGGCTGGTCACGCTCATGCTCGGTCTCTACCCGGCGCAGCAGGGCCCGGATGCGGGCCAGCAGCACGCGCGGCTTGACCGGCTTGGCGACATAATCATCGGCACCCATTTCCAGACCCAGCACCTGATCCATGTCATCGGTGCGGGCGGTAAGCATAAGGATGGGATTGCGGAAGGCGGGGCGCACTTCGCGGCAGACGGTCAGCCCGTCGGCACCTGGCAGCATCAGATCCAGCACCACCAGATCCGGTTGATCGGCCCGGATGCGACGCACGGCCTCTTCACCGTCGTTCACCACCGTGACTTCCATCCCGTTACTCTCAAGGTACTCGCGGGTCAGGGTGGCCAGACGTTCGTCATCTTCGACTATCAAAATTCGCGGCGGATTGTCCTGCACTGAGCTCATTCCGTGCTGTTCCTGTTTTTATCGTTACCGTTATCGTCGCGTTCGTCACAACCCTGGATGACGCCTACACAAGTTATACGCATCCGTTACTTCTGCGGCAACACTGACTTACAACCGCGACCGGGCGACACACTACGGCAGCACCGGGCTACGGTCGATATACGAACTGTAACCGGCACAATATATTGTGTTTCCCCCGTTTCAGCCACCCTCGCCTGCGGGCGCGACCAGGGGCCCTTTCCGGCCCGTGAACCGGGCCAGTGCCACACGGATGAAACACCCACCGCAAACCCACATTTTTCCCACAGACTTGTCCACAGGCAGACTCTTGCATTGGATGGCAAAGCGCTATACCTTGTATCCACCAACACGGACAAACCCCATATGTTGGGTTTTGTCACGCTGCCAGACCAAGTGAATAACAGACACAACATAATGCCCGCCCCCTCTGGGCCAGCGCACAGAAAGCGCATGAAAAGCCCCGGGATACGCCGCCTTCGGCTCCTCCCGGCAGCGCCAGCGGCGGGCAGGGACAGGACAGCACATGAACACTACATCTTGTGTTTCAACCCATGGACCCCGGCCCGCATCCAGTGCGCCGGGGTCCATGCGTTAACACACAACCGATAACGGAGAGCGGGTCATCATGCAGACGGATACTCAACACACCAGCCAGACCGGCACCCAGGCCCCCCGCAACGACGGGGGTGACGACGCCCTGAACGCCACCGCCCCGGGCCAGCTGCGCGTCATCAAGCGCAACGGCAAGGTGGTGCCCTACACCGACGACAAGATCGCGGTCGCCATCACCAAGGCCTTCCTGGCCGTGGAAGGCGGCACGGCAGCCGCCTCGTCACGCATCCACGAGACCGTGGCGCGCCTGACCGAACAGGTCGGCACCACCTTCCGGCGCCGTCTGGTGTCCGGCGGCACCATCCACATCGAGGAAATCCAGGACCAGGTGGAACTGGCCCTGATGCGCAATGGCGAGCACAAGGTGGCCCGCTCCTATGTGCTGTACCGCGATGAACAGGCGCGCAAGCGTGCCGAGAAAGCGAAGCAGCAATCTGCCGCCAGCAGCGAGCACACGCACCCGAGCGTCACCGTGACCATGGAAGACGGCAGCAAGGCGCCGCTGGACATGGCACGTCTGGAAGGCCTGATCATCGAAGCCTGCAGTGGCCTGGACGATGTGGATGCCAACAAGATCATCGGCGAGACGGTCAAGAACCTGTATGACGGCGTCTCCATCCGCGACGTCAACACCTCCATGGTGATGACCGCCCGCACCCTGATCGAACAGGAGCCGAACTACTCCCAGGTCACCGCCCGTCTGCTGATGGACAGCCTGCGCGCCGAAGCACTGCAGTTCCTCGGCGTGGCCGAGCGTGCCGACCAGCACGAGATGGAAGCCCTGTACGGCACCGCACTGAAAGCCTACGTCCATAAAGGCATCGAACTGGAATTGCTGGACCCGGAGCTGGCCCGCTTCGATCTGGAGCGCATCGGCGCTGCCCTGAAAGGCGAGCGCGACATGCAGTTCACCTATCTGGGCCTGCAAACCCTGTACGACCGCTACTTCATCCACAGCAAGGACACCCGCTTCGAGCTGCCGCAGTGCTTCTTCATGCGTGTGGCCATGGGTCTGGCTGTGCGCGAGGACGACCGCGAAGCGCGTGCCATCGAGTTCTATAACCTGCTGTCCAGCTTCGACTACATGAGCTCGACGCCGACCCTGTTCAATGCCGGCACCCTGCGCCCGCAGTTGTCCAGCTGCTACCTGACCACGGTGCCGGATGACCTGCACGGCATCTACAGCGCCATCCGCGACAACGCCATGCTGTCCAAGTTTGCCGGCGGCCTGGGCAACGACTGGACCCCGGTACGTGCACTGGGCGCCTACATCAAGGGCACCAACGGCAAGAGCCAGGGTGTGGTGCCGTTCCTGAAGGTGGTCAACGACACCGCCGTGGCGGTCAACCAGGGCGGCAAGCGCAAGGGCGCGGTCTGTGCCTACCTGGAAACCTGGCACATGGACATCGAGGAATTCGTCGAGCTGCGCAAGAACACCGGCGATGACCGCCGCCGTACCCATGACATGAACACCGCCAACTGGATTCCTGACCTGTTCATGAAGCGGGTCATGGAAGAAGGCGAATGGACCCTGTTCTCGCCCAACGACGTGCCGGACCTGCATGACCTCTACGGCCAGGCCTTCGAGAAGCAGTACCTCGAATACGAAGCCATGACCCGCGATGGCCGCATGAAGCTGTTCAAGCGCATTCCGGCGATCAATCTGTGGCGCAAGATGCTGTCCATGCTGTTCGAGACAGGCCACCCGTGGTTCACCTTCAAGGACCCGTGCAACCTGCGCAGCCCACAGCAGCACAGCGGTGTGGTGCACTCCTCCAACCTGTGCACCGAGATCACCCTGAACACCAATCAGGACGAGATCGCCGTGTGCAACCTGGGCTCGGTCAATCTGACCCACCATATCGGTGCGGACGGCGGCCTGGACATGGACAAGCTGCGGACCACCGTGCGCACCGCCGTGCGCATGCTGGATAACGTCATCGACATCAACTACTACAGCGTGCCGCAAGCGGAGAACTCCAACCTGAAGCACCGCCCGGTAGGCCTGGGCATCATGGGCTTCCAGGATGCGCTGTACATGCAGAAGATCGCTTACGCGTCGCCGGAAGCTGTGACCTTTGCTGACCGCTCCATGGAAGCCATCAGCTACTATGCCATCGAGGCCTCCGCCGAGTTGGCCCAGGAGCGTGGCAGCTATCAGAGCTTCGACGGTTCCCTGTGGAGTCAGGGCATCCTGCCGATCGACTCCATCGAACTGCTGGCCCAGTCACGGGGCAGCGAGAAGTTCCTGATGATGGACCGTGGCCAGACGCTCGACTGGGATCGTCTGCGCGAACAGGCGCGCCAGGGCATGCGCAACTCCAACGTGATGGCGATTGCGCCGACGGCGACCATTGCCAACATCACCGGGGTGTCGCAGTCCATCGAACCGACCTATCAGAACCTGTATGTGAAATCGAACCTGTCCGGCGAGTTCACCGTGGTCAACCCCTTCCTGGTCAACGACCTGAAGGCGCGTGGCCTGTGGGACAACGTCATGGTCAACGATCTCAAGTACTACGACGGTTCGGTGCAGCCTATCGACCGCATTCCGCAGGATCTGAAAGAGATCTACCGGACCGCGTTCGAAGTGGAACCGCGCTGGCTGGTGGAAGCGGCCAGCCGTCGCCAGAAATGGATCGACCAGGCGCAGTCGCTGAACCTGTATATCGCTCAGGCGAACGGCAAGAAGCTGGACATCACCTACAAGATGGCCTGGCTGAGCGGTCTGAAGACCACCTATTACCTGCGCGCCATCGGTGCCACCACGTCCGAGAAGTCGACCATCAGTGATGGCCGCCTGAACAGCGTGTCGGCTGCACCGACGAGTGATACAGCGAGTTTCGAGCAAGCCGCGGACGTACCGCAGGCCTGTTCTATCGACGACCCCGATTGTGAGGCGTGCCAGTAAACGGGCACACAACAGGACGAATCAAGGAGTATCCTTATGCTGAGCTGGGATGATTTTCATGCGGAAGAGAAGCCAGTCCCCCGGACACAGCCTGCAACCACAGCGCCGCAGAAACCTGCGGCACCGGCAGCGCCAGCGGCTGACACTGCTGCAGCACCGGCGCCGCGAGCAGATGCTGATGATCTGGCAGCTGCCGCCGACACCGGAGCGGGAACAGGACACCTGGACAACACCGCCCTCTCCGACGCCGTAAAGCGCGCCCGCGCCAGCGTCAACAAGATGGACGTTGCCGAAGGCGTGGCTGAACTGGAAGGCACAGCAGGCCGAGTACAGGTGGACGACAAGCGCATGATCAATTGCCGCGCTGACCTGAACCAGCTGGTGCCCTTCAAGTACGACTGGGCCTGGCAGAAATACCTGGATGGCTGCTCCAACCACTGGATGCCCCAGGAAGTGAACATGTCGGCTGACGTGGCGCTGTGGAAGAACCCGGAAGGCCTGACCGACGACGAGCGTCGCATCATCAAGCGCTCCCTGGGCTTTTTCTCCACCGCCGATTCGCTGGTGGCCAACAACCTGGTGCTGGCCGTTTATCGCCTGATCACCAACCCGGAGTGCCGCCAGTACATCCTGCGCCAGTCGTTTGAAGAAGCCATTCACACCCACGCCTACCAGTACTGCATCGAGTCACTGGGCATGGATGAAGGCGAGATCTTCAATATGTACCGCGAACTGCCGTCTGTGGCGAAGAAGGCGCAATGGGGTATC
This region of Isoalcanivorax indicus genomic DNA includes:
- a CDS encoding response regulator — its product is MSSVQDNPPRILIVEDDERLATLTREYLESNGMEVTVVNDGEEAVRRIRADQPDLVVLDLMLPGADGLTVCREVRPAFRNPILMLTARTDDMDQVLGLEMGADDYVAKPVKPRVLLARIRALLRRVETEHERDQPQMRLEFGNLVIDNSAREVVLEGKSVDLTSAEYDLLWLLASNAGNVLSRETIFEKLRGIQYDGQDRSIDVRISRIRPKVGDDPDNPRRIKTVRSKGYLFVKEVGPV
- a CDS encoding ribonucleoside-diphosphate reductase subunit alpha, encoding MQTDTQHTSQTGTQAPRNDGGDDALNATAPGQLRVIKRNGKVVPYTDDKIAVAITKAFLAVEGGTAAASSRIHETVARLTEQVGTTFRRRLVSGGTIHIEEIQDQVELALMRNGEHKVARSYVLYRDEQARKRAEKAKQQSAASSEHTHPSVTVTMEDGSKAPLDMARLEGLIIEACSGLDDVDANKIIGETVKNLYDGVSIRDVNTSMVMTARTLIEQEPNYSQVTARLLMDSLRAEALQFLGVAERADQHEMEALYGTALKAYVHKGIELELLDPELARFDLERIGAALKGERDMQFTYLGLQTLYDRYFIHSKDTRFELPQCFFMRVAMGLAVREDDREARAIEFYNLLSSFDYMSSTPTLFNAGTLRPQLSSCYLTTVPDDLHGIYSAIRDNAMLSKFAGGLGNDWTPVRALGAYIKGTNGKSQGVVPFLKVVNDTAVAVNQGGKRKGAVCAYLETWHMDIEEFVELRKNTGDDRRRTHDMNTANWIPDLFMKRVMEEGEWTLFSPNDVPDLHDLYGQAFEKQYLEYEAMTRDGRMKLFKRIPAINLWRKMLSMLFETGHPWFTFKDPCNLRSPQQHSGVVHSSNLCTEITLNTNQDEIAVCNLGSVNLTHHIGADGGLDMDKLRTTVRTAVRMLDNVIDINYYSVPQAENSNLKHRPVGLGIMGFQDALYMQKIAYASPEAVTFADRSMEAISYYAIEASAELAQERGSYQSFDGSLWSQGILPIDSIELLAQSRGSEKFLMMDRGQTLDWDRLREQARQGMRNSNVMAIAPTATIANITGVSQSIEPTYQNLYVKSNLSGEFTVVNPFLVNDLKARGLWDNVMVNDLKYYDGSVQPIDRIPQDLKEIYRTAFEVEPRWLVEAASRRQKWIDQAQSLNLYIAQANGKKLDITYKMAWLSGLKTTYYLRAIGATTSEKSTISDGRLNSVSAAPTSDTASFEQAADVPQACSIDDPDCEACQ
- a CDS encoding ribonucleotide-diphosphate reductase subunit beta; protein product: MLSWDDFHAEEKPVPRTQPATTAPQKPAAPAAPAADTAAAPAPRADADDLAAAADTGAGTGHLDNTALSDAVKRARASVNKMDVAEGVAELEGTAGRVQVDDKRMINCRADLNQLVPFKYDWAWQKYLDGCSNHWMPQEVNMSADVALWKNPEGLTDDERRIIKRSLGFFSTADSLVANNLVLAVYRLITNPECRQYILRQSFEEAIHTHAYQYCIESLGMDEGEIFNMYRELPSVAKKAQWGIQYTREMSNPEFTTGTVETDKALLENLIAFYCVLEGIFFYCGFTQILSMGRRNKMTGVAEQFQYILRDESMHVNFGVDVINQIKIENPHLWDAQMRDKATQMILEGTELEIQYARDTMPRGVLGMNAAMMEEYLQFIANRRLAQLGLPEQFKGVNNPFPWMSEIMDLRKEKNFFETRVIEYQTGGSLSW